A region from the Gemmatimonadota bacterium genome encodes:
- a CDS encoding hydantoinase/oxoprolinase family protein — protein sequence MISPPSSHIGIDIGGTFTDIAVLGSDGSLAVRKVLSTPEDYARGIIQGLRGLIEDRRISEVSIERIAHATTVATNAILEGKGVRTALITTKGFRDVLEMRRIRIPELYNLFYSPPSPLVPRRLRFELDERMDSRGGVREPLQQVSLENVLNTVQQQEIEALAICLLHSYANPEHELRAVAAARESLPDVFVTASCEVLPEIREYERTSTTVINAYLGPVVQRYLNSLSEQLQSMGIRAPLEVLHSG from the coding sequence ATGATATCACCGCCATCATCTCATATCGGCATCGATATCGGCGGAACATTTACCGACATTGCTGTCTTGGGCAGTGACGGTTCGCTCGCTGTCCGGAAGGTCCTTTCCACGCCGGAGGACTACGCCCGGGGTATCATTCAGGGGCTTCGCGGATTGATTGAAGATCGCCGGATTTCAGAGGTTTCCATTGAGAGAATCGCACATGCCACGACTGTTGCCACAAATGCGATCCTGGAAGGCAAGGGAGTCCGGACGGCCCTGATCACAACAAAAGGTTTCCGAGACGTTCTCGAGATGCGACGGATTCGGATCCCCGAGCTTTACAACCTTTTTTACAGCCCGCCCAGTCCTCTTGTTCCACGCCGCCTGCGATTCGAATTGGATGAACGAATGGACTCTCGCGGCGGGGTGCGGGAACCTCTCCAGCAGGTGTCCCTGGAAAATGTCCTGAACACCGTGCAGCAGCAGGAGATCGAAGCACTGGCGATCTGTCTGCTCCATTCCTACGCCAACCCGGAGCACGAACTCCGGGCGGTCGCCGCGGCCCGGGAGTCGCTTCCCGATGTATTTGTCACCGCCTCCTGCGAGGTCCTTCCTGAAATCCGCGAATATGAGCGTACGAGCACGACAGTGATTAATGCCTACCTCGGGCCGGTCGTGCAGCGATATCTGAATTCCCTGAGCGAACAACTCCAGTCAATGGGCATTCGCGCGCCGCTGGAGGTTCTGCATTCAGGG